From Kitasatospora sp. MAP12-44:
CGTCGGCGAGGCGCTCGACACCCTCGATGTCGGTGATGTCGGGCTGGCCGAGGACCTCGATCTTGCCCTCGTCGACGGCCTGCGTGTAGAAGCGCGGCAGGGCGTCGTTGACCGCCTCTTCCAGCACGGCGGCACGGCCGAAGCGCTGGTCGATGACGCGGTTCGGGATCTTGCCCTTACGGAAGCCCGGGACCGAGACCTGCTGGTTGATCTTCTTGTACGCCGCGTCGAGGCTGGGCTTGAGCTCCTCGAAGGGCACCTCGACGGTGAGTCGAACCCGAGTCGGGTTCAGAGTCTCGACGGCGCTCTTCACGGTGGGGTCTCCTATGGGGCTTGCGGTCGGCTTGTCTGGTCCGAGCCGCCCCCCGAAGGGTCGCGGACCGGGCAGACGGGTGATGAGCCACCTGGTGCGGCATCTCCCGTATCGGGGTGGACGGCGAGCGGCTCACCCCCGACGGTGCGAGGAGGGGCCGTGGCTCTGTCACCCGGGCGGTCGGCCTGTATGCCACAGGGACTACCGCCAGCGGCCCATCCTACCGGTACCACGAAAGGCGCACGCCAGGGCACCACCGTGCTGCTCTCCAGCACCCCTGGTAACCGGCCCCTGGTAACCGCCCCTGGAAAGCAACGACAGGGCCCCGCCCGGCTGGACGAGACCCTGCAACGATCGTGGTCGGGGTGACCGGATTCGAACCGACGGCCTTCCGCTCCCAAAGCGGACGCGCTACCAAACTGCGCCACACCCCGCACTGTCGCGAGAGGAAGCGTACACGCCGGGCATCGGCGGCTCGCCGATATTTCCCGGCTCCGCAGCGGAGCGCAAAGCGGTGTGCGAGCGGGCGGCCCGACCAGGTAAGCTGTGCCCGTCCTCCTGACCGGTGACGACCGGGACGGCGGCATGCGGGCGTAGCTCAATGGTAGAGCCCTAGTCTTCCAAACTAGCCACGCGAGTTCGATTCTCGTCGCCCGCTCCGATGCTTCGGCCCCGGCTCCCCGAGTCGGGGCCGTTCGCATGTCCGGACCGTTGGCCGCCGGACCTCGGCCCGTCCTCGACCAGGACTCGACCGGGACTCGACCAACTCGACTGACTGGCCGGCTCGGAGGGAGAGCGACATGGGCCCCGAGCAGCGGCTGGCAGTGATCCAGCGCGCGGTGATCCGGGAGATGGCGGGCTACGGACGGGAGTTCACCGTCGACGGCGCCCTGCTGCGCGGCCCCGGCACGACCGCCGTGGCGGTCCGCGAGCACCCCGCGGCGGACGGCGCCGCCGGGCACGCCGACCTCGGCTTCGTGCTGCGCCTGGGCAGCGCCGACACCCCCGTGCTCTGGGACTGCGCGGCGGGCCTGGGCACCACCGAGGAGGAGAAGCTCGACAGCGCGGTGCGGATGTGGGCGGCCACCACCGCGGCCACCGTGGTCGAACTCCTCGACGGCCAGGGCCAGTACGGCGACCACCTGCGCCCCGAGCGGCTGCCCGGCTGGCACGCGGTGCAGAGCCCGGCCACCGTCTTCGGCTTCGGCCGCGCCGACCTCTCCGGCTGGCTCGGCGAGCGCGAGCTGCTGCCGGCGCTGGCCGACACCCTGGCGCCCGAGCTGGCGGATCGCCGGCTGACCGGCGTCAAGGTGTTCTTCGGCGGCCGGGTGGGCGACGAGGTGGCCGAGGTCCGGGTGAACGGCGAACTGGCCCACGGCGCCTCCCGGGCGCTGGGCGCGCTGGACTGGCCGCGCGGCGAACGGTTCTGCTGGGCGCGGCTGTTCGTGCTGCTGACGGCCGACCAGGGCGTGCTGGAGCTCGCCCGGGCCGCCGAGCGTCCGCTGCCCGCGACGCAGCCGCCGCCGACCGCCGCGACTCCCGCGCCGGCCCGGCGCGGCCCGCTCAGCCGCTGGTGGCAGGCCCGGCGGGCCGGTCAGTAGGGGTCGACCGCCCGCACGACCGGGTCAGCTGCCGATGTGGCCGATCGCCTGGGCCAGTTGGGTGAGGAAGTCCTGGATCGGCTTGGCGGCCGTGGACTGGTT
This genomic window contains:
- a CDS encoding DUF6348 family protein, whose product is MGPEQRLAVIQRAVIREMAGYGREFTVDGALLRGPGTTAVAVREHPAADGAAGHADLGFVLRLGSADTPVLWDCAAGLGTTEEEKLDSAVRMWAATTAATVVELLDGQGQYGDHLRPERLPGWHAVQSPATVFGFGRADLSGWLGERELLPALADTLAPELADRRLTGVKVFFGGRVGDEVAEVRVNGELAHGASRALGALDWPRGERFCWARLFVLLTADQGVLELARAAERPLPATQPPPTAATPAPARRGPLSRWWQARRAGQ